The region TCAGGCGGAACATGGCGGTATTTCATAGGATTGGTGAAACAGTGGTGATACTTACACTTATGATTTCATTATCTACCAAAGGTGGGGTGGATTCTTACAATGTACTCCTGTCTGCAAACTTCGGAGACGGTAGTCACTACATCGCCATGAGGGCTATAGGTGAAAGCCTGATGAAGAAAGGACACGAAGTGACTTTTCTCGTCGCCAAAGGCTTTCCACACCCATCCATTCACAGTGAAGACTTCGAAAAGTTCCATTTCGAACGATTTAATCTCCCAGGCCTCAAGGAAACACTCGAGGATGCTTATGCTAAGCTGAGTTACTTGACTATCTCAGACAGAGGGGGTGATGAAATATCCGAACTGATGGAAACCTTCCAAAATCTTAACAGAGATGCTTGCAGTGTTGTATTCAAAGACAGTGCTCTTCTGGAGCGCTTATCAACTTTCGATGTTTTCGTGTTCAACATCATCTGGCCATGCAGTGTTTATGTCAAGTCATACCTTGAGCGTCAGAAGGGCGTAAGAGACATTCAAATTGTAGCATTTTCAAACACAAATATTAACCCATATGTCTTATGGGAAGCAGCTTCTCCGTTCTTCCCATCATTCCAGCCTTCACCAATGAGTAGGTTGACACCGAGAATGAACTTCTTCGAACGCCTCAGGAACACCCTGACATATCTGTCGATGATTCACAAATTTCGAAGAACTGTTATTTCAGAACCGTTCGGTGATCTGATAGATGAATACGACTTGGATCCATACCTTCGAATTGCAATGAATAACCATGTCAATCTATATTTAGTCCACACTGATTTTTCGATTGACCCACCGTTTGCTATGACTCCCAGTGTTATTCCTGTTGGTGGACTTACAGCCAGAGCTGCAAAAGCACTAGACAATGACGTAGAAGAATTCATGAAAAGCTCTGGAGATGATGGCGTTGTTGTATTTTCACTAGGATCATACTTCTCTACTCTAACAACAGTTCTACCTGAAATTCCAAGGATGTTTCTCGAAGCCTTCGCGAAAATTCCACAGAAGGTCATCATCCTATCGAAGGTGGGTCTTGTAAAAGGTCTACCTGAAAACGTTAGGGTGATACCATGGCTGCCACTCAATGATCTGCTTGGGCACTCTAAAACACGCCTTCTCGTCTACCATGGAGGATCAAGTGGAATCTTTGAAGCAGTGTACCATGGCGTTCCTCTCGTTGTTATGCCTTTAGGTGGAGACCAGTCTGACATCGCCGTCAGAGTTGTATCTAAGGGAATAGGTGTCCAACTAGATAAAGATACTCTCACGGCAGAGAACATTTATGAACGGGTAACTGAAGTCCTAAGCCAACCCGAGTATTCCGAATCAAGTAAACGCATTTCCGCCATCTTGAGAGATCGACCAATGACTGCAGCTGACACAAGCGCGTACTGGATCGAGCACATGATTAAACATGGTGTTGATTATCTCAGACCATCGTCTCTTGATCTACCTTTT is a window of Lytechinus variegatus isolate NC3 chromosome 2, Lvar_3.0, whole genome shotgun sequence DNA encoding:
- the LOC121409213 gene encoding UDP-glucuronosyltransferase 2C1-like codes for the protein MAVFHRIGETVVILTLMISLSTKGGVDSYNVLLSANFGDGSHYIAMRAIGESLMKKGHEVTFLVAKGFPHPSIHSEDFEKFHFERFNLPGLKETLEDAYAKLSYLTISDRGGDEISELMETFQNLNRDACSVVFKDSALLERLSTFDVFVFNIIWPCSVYVKSYLERQKGVRDIQIVAFSNTNINPYVLWEAASPFFPSFQPSPMSRLTPRMNFFERLRNTLTYLSMIHKFRRTVISEPFGDLIDEYDLDPYLRIAMNNHVNLYLVHTDFSIDPPFAMTPSVIPVGGLTARAAKALDNDVEEFMKSSGDDGVVVFSLGSYFSTLTTVLPEIPRMFLEAFAKIPQKVIILSKVGLVKGLPENVRVIPWLPLNDLLGHSKTRLLVYHGGSSGIFEAVYHGVPLVVMPLGGDQSDIAVRVVSKGIGVQLDKDTLTAENIYERVTEVLSQPEYSESSKRISAILRDRPMTAADTSAYWIEHMIKHGVDYLRPSSLDLPFYQLYLIDVFLFLFALIFIVCWIFVKALNAYFQRKSSRKLKRL